In one Cystobacter fuscus DSM 2262 genomic region, the following are encoded:
- a CDS encoding sodium:proton antiporter, translating into MNAAVALTVGLLFGVGVMLTLKRDLVRMAAGGLLLTNSAILFILSTGFPERGEPLHGDGATPVMTDPLAQSLALTAIVIGFATSALLLAFVYRMHEQHGSLDLRDVVHAELEEEQSHTQESPEPEER; encoded by the coding sequence GTGAACGCCGCCGTGGCCCTCACGGTGGGGCTGCTCTTCGGCGTGGGCGTGATGCTCACGCTCAAGCGGGACCTGGTGCGCATGGCCGCGGGGGGGCTCTTGCTCACCAACTCGGCCATCCTCTTCATCCTCTCCACGGGCTTTCCCGAGCGCGGCGAGCCCCTGCACGGGGACGGCGCCACTCCGGTGATGACGGATCCGCTCGCCCAGTCCCTGGCGCTCACCGCCATCGTCATCGGCTTCGCCACCTCGGCGCTGCTGCTGGCGTTCGTCTACCGGATGCACGAGCAGCACGGCTCGTTGGACTTGCGCGACGTGGTGCACGCCGAGCTGGAGGAGGAGCAGTCTCACACCCAGGAGTCGCCCGAGCCGGAGGAGCGCTGA
- a CDS encoding complex I subunit 5 family protein, producing the protein MPLVLPLVGAWGLAAVLSFLDGRKKAVAGLAVVGMVGVLGASLALLPAALHGPMPEVVAGGWPVGMGIRLRADALSVLFCVVTNAVLAGALGCELLEGIGTRSFPALVLFLAAGLNGAFLTADAFNFYVFFELSMGAAFALASYGRGAPALRAGFTFVVVNLMGSVLFLTAVVMLYQATGTLDMGGIAEWVASPHTRRLEVPGALLLSAFGVKLGLFPFHFWAPAVYRGVSTSIAAIFAGALVNIGSYALVRLGPGVLGDALAHGAEVLAVLGGASLVYGSLLALARQVPAETLAYASIAQAGYLFAALGLGPGPGVAAAVLLALSGSLDKAVLFLAMGLPGTRSRAAFAAAAFSSAGLPLSLGFLAKTELLRAALLGERWWLAGFVVLSSVLSLVALARTFQRLYWAEARTREAPGRAASGVVLALALVGVGVGVWPEPLLAVSARVAGALAGGGGP; encoded by the coding sequence ATGCCGCTCGTGCTGCCCCTGGTGGGCGCGTGGGGGCTCGCCGCCGTGCTGTCCTTCCTGGACGGGCGCAAGAAGGCCGTGGCGGGCCTGGCGGTGGTGGGGATGGTGGGGGTGCTCGGCGCGAGCCTCGCCCTGCTGCCCGCGGCCCTGCACGGCCCCATGCCCGAGGTGGTCGCCGGAGGGTGGCCGGTGGGCATGGGCATCCGCCTGCGCGCGGATGCGCTGTCGGTGCTCTTCTGCGTGGTGACCAACGCGGTGCTCGCCGGGGCGCTGGGGTGCGAGCTGCTCGAGGGCATCGGCACGCGCAGCTTTCCGGCGCTGGTGCTCTTCCTCGCCGCGGGGCTCAACGGGGCGTTCCTCACCGCGGACGCGTTCAACTTCTACGTCTTCTTCGAGCTGTCCATGGGCGCGGCCTTCGCGCTGGCGAGCTACGGCCGGGGGGCCCCGGCGCTGCGCGCGGGCTTCACCTTCGTGGTGGTGAACCTCATGGGCTCGGTGCTCTTCCTCACGGCGGTGGTGATGCTCTACCAGGCCACGGGGACGCTGGACATGGGCGGCATCGCCGAGTGGGTGGCCAGTCCCCACACGCGCCGGCTCGAGGTGCCGGGGGCGTTGCTGCTCAGCGCCTTCGGGGTGAAGCTGGGGCTCTTCCCGTTCCACTTCTGGGCGCCGGCGGTGTACCGGGGCGTGAGCACCTCCATCGCCGCCATCTTCGCCGGGGCGCTGGTGAACATCGGCAGCTACGCGCTGGTGCGCCTGGGCCCAGGGGTGCTCGGCGACGCGCTCGCGCATGGCGCCGAGGTGCTGGCGGTGTTGGGCGGAGCGAGCCTCGTCTACGGCTCGCTGCTCGCGCTCGCGCGGCAGGTGCCCGCGGAGACCCTGGCGTACGCGTCCATCGCCCAGGCGGGCTACCTCTTCGCGGCGCTGGGGCTCGGGCCGGGGCCGGGCGTGGCGGCGGCGGTGCTGCTCGCGCTGTCGGGCTCGCTGGACAAGGCGGTGTTGTTCCTCGCCATGGGGTTGCCGGGGACGCGCTCGCGCGCGGCCTTCGCGGCGGCGGCCTTCAGCTCCGCGGGCCTGCCCCTGTCGCTGGGCTTCCTCGCCAAGACGGAGCTCTTGCGCGCGGCGCTGCTCGGCGAGCGCTGGTGGCTGGCGGGCTTCGTCGTGCTCTCGAGCGTGTTGTCGCTGGTGGCGCTCGCGCGCACCTTCCAGCGCCTGTACTGGGCGGAGGCCCGCACGCGCGAGGCGCCTGGCCGGGCGGCGAGCGGGGTGGTGCTGGCGCTGGCGTTGGTGGGGGTGGGGGTGGGGGTGTGGCCCGAGCCGCTGCTCGCGGTGAGTGCCCGGGTGGCCGGGGCGCTCGCGGGGGGAGGGGGGCCATGA
- a CDS encoding Na+/H+ antiporter subunit E — translation MRGWVMPWVLLTGVFVLMVGHVTVADLALGGVVSAGLLAWSGRWLLDGRAPGAVGPRRLWAFGVLVGAVLVDVVRGTWSMGWLMLGPRPGERQGEVEVALGERTDGGARVSALLASMSPGSVLLGIDWERRVMRFHLADASRAEEFRAGLERFYRERQRAVFP, via the coding sequence ATGAGGGGCTGGGTCATGCCCTGGGTGCTGCTCACCGGGGTGTTCGTGTTGATGGTGGGCCACGTGACGGTGGCGGATCTGGCGCTGGGGGGCGTGGTGTCGGCGGGGCTGCTCGCGTGGAGCGGGCGCTGGCTGCTGGACGGGCGCGCGCCGGGGGCGGTGGGGCCGAGGCGGCTGTGGGCCTTCGGGGTGCTGGTGGGCGCGGTGCTGGTGGACGTGGTGCGGGGCACCTGGAGCATGGGGTGGCTGATGCTCGGGCCCCGGCCGGGAGAGCGGCAGGGGGAGGTGGAGGTGGCGTTGGGGGAGCGCACGGACGGAGGGGCGCGGGTGTCGGCGCTGCTGGCGAGCATGTCACCGGGCTCGGTGCTGCTGGGCATCGACTGGGAGCGGCGGGTGATGCGCTTCCACCTGGCGGATGCCTCGCGGGCGGAGGAGTTCCGCGCGGGGCTGGAGCGGTTCTACCGGGAGCGCCAGCGGGCGGTGTTCCCCTGA
- a CDS encoding Uma2 family endonuclease produces the protein MGQGLKMGRGKKPATYADIEALPEGWVGELLEDELLASPRPAVGHAHCAFLLGVELGGPFSLGRGGPGGWWFLDEPELHLGRDVLVPDLAGWRRERMPQPPSAREPFVPLAPDWVCEVLSPSTARLDRHRKLPVYFREGVSHAWLIDPLARTLEVFRRDAEGFVRTETHAGDVPVRAEPFEAVVLGLGLLWLVP, from the coding sequence ATGGGACAGGGGTTGAAGATGGGGCGGGGCAAGAAGCCGGCGACGTACGCGGATATCGAGGCCCTGCCGGAGGGGTGGGTGGGCGAGTTGCTGGAGGACGAGCTCTTGGCCTCGCCTCGGCCCGCGGTGGGCCATGCGCACTGCGCCTTCTTGCTGGGTGTCGAGCTGGGAGGCCCCTTTTCCCTCGGACGCGGAGGGCCGGGGGGCTGGTGGTTCTTGGATGAGCCCGAGTTGCACCTGGGGCGGGATGTGCTCGTGCCGGACCTGGCGGGCTGGCGCCGCGAGCGCATGCCCCAGCCGCCTTCCGCGCGAGAGCCCTTCGTTCCGCTCGCGCCGGACTGGGTTTGCGAGGTGCTGTCGCCCTCCACGGCGCGGTTGGATCGGCACCGCAAGCTTCCCGTGTACTTCCGCGAGGGCGTGAGTCATGCGTGGCTCATCGATCCGCTCGCGCGCACGCTGGAGGTCTTCCGGAGGGATGCCGAGGGTTTTGTCCGGACGGAGACCCACGCGGGAGACGTGCCGGTGCGCGCCGAGCCTTTCGAGGCGGTGGTGCTCGGGTTGGGCTTGCTCTGGCTGGTTCCCTGA